A stretch of the bacterium genome encodes the following:
- a CDS encoding sulfatase-like hydrolase/transferase gives MRERISKFIDKSILRNGLTGSLTYGLFYLFCIFDQKSFSYMGVKSEAGKDVITDYFLPAVIFSQAKVLLSYLLLGFTFGILVHFFWKTVLSETYLRSRLFNKLLMEIISLFLLEFYFLTQNILKYPALYSEFFYEKGGLRKTFQVFITDNFNPFFYNIIALSVLLVFAFFLFKKAKTQTRISAGIFILALLAVYGLTGLKNNYADKPVSGPNIIIVGSDSLRRDHIIEKIAPNIFKLGREGVTFSNFFVSLPRTLPQWITYLTSTYPAEHGVRNMFPEKSLREHEEGSLNAVLEQNGYRTAVVSDFAGDIFTRLKIGFDIVKAPYFNFNTVIEQRGLEIHYLLLPYLTNSCSRKIFPVIKEFANNADPFLLEKEAEKTIREMKGKFFLCVFFSTTHFPYASVYPYYKFYADKKYSGPYKYYKPNIPGEPVTLPDEDLKQVRALYAQAVACTDDAFGRLRLFLQKNNLDKNTIIVVLADHGEQLYENGYGQGHGEHLRGREVLNVPFIIYDPREKFKAQTVDEIVRDIDLSPTLLSMLSLPWTETMEGTSLLPLMRGEKTGPRDTFAETGLWFTDKGDKKQRIMYPDIVSLGSIDTEYNNEVVIRPEYRDLTNIAKHRMVLDGRYKLIYIPTRDGVFFELYDTEKDPDELNNLADLEPGKLAELKTRLFAWMEKDKNGLWKNGYYIHYP, from the coding sequence ATGAGAGAAAGAATTTCTAAATTTATCGATAAATCAATACTTAGGAACGGACTGACCGGCAGCCTGACTTACGGTTTATTCTATCTTTTCTGCATTTTCGACCAGAAGTCTTTTTCATACATGGGCGTGAAAAGTGAGGCGGGTAAAGATGTAATCACGGATTATTTTTTGCCGGCGGTCATATTTTCGCAGGCGAAGGTTTTATTGAGTTACCTCCTTCTGGGATTTACCTTCGGCATACTTGTTCATTTTTTCTGGAAAACGGTTTTATCGGAAACCTATTTAAGATCAAGGCTGTTCAATAAACTTTTGATGGAAATAATTTCACTCTTTCTTCTGGAATTTTATTTTCTTACACAAAATATTCTCAAATATCCCGCGCTTTACAGCGAATTTTTTTATGAAAAAGGTGGCTTAAGGAAAACGTTTCAGGTCTTCATAACGGATAATTTTAATCCTTTTTTCTATAACATCATCGCCTTATCTGTTTTACTGGTTTTTGCGTTTTTTCTGTTCAAAAAAGCGAAGACGCAGACAAGGATTTCAGCCGGAATTTTCATTCTGGCACTGCTTGCGGTGTATGGCTTAACCGGGCTTAAAAATAATTATGCCGATAAACCGGTTTCCGGACCGAACATAATCATTGTCGGATCGGATTCCCTGCGCAGAGACCATATAATTGAAAAAATCGCGCCCAATATTTTTAAGCTTGGCAGGGAGGGAGTGACCTTCAGCAATTTTTTTGTGTCTCTTCCCCGAACTTTGCCCCAGTGGATAACGTATCTGACAAGCACGTATCCGGCGGAACACGGCGTGCGCAACATGTTCCCGGAAAAATCATTGCGCGAACACGAGGAAGGCTCGCTTAACGCGGTTTTGGAACAAAACGGCTATAGGACAGCGGTCGTGAGCGATTTCGCAGGCGATATTTTCACGCGTTTAAAAATAGGGTTTGACATCGTCAAAGCGCCTTATTTTAATTTTAACACCGTGATCGAACAGCGCGGGCTTGAAATCCATTATCTTCTTTTACCCTACCTGACTAATTCCTGCAGCAGGAAAATCTTCCCGGTCATTAAAGAGTTCGCGAATAACGCCGACCCTTTCCTGCTTGAGAAAGAGGCTGAGAAAACGATAAGAGAAATGAAAGGAAAGTTTTTCCTATGCGTGTTTTTTTCAACGACGCATTTTCCTTATGCTTCGGTTTATCCTTATTACAAATTTTATGCGGATAAAAAATATTCAGGCCCTTACAAATATTATAAACCGAATATCCCGGGCGAGCCTGTAACCCTGCCGGATGAAGATTTAAAACAGGTCCGCGCGTTGTACGCTCAAGCCGTGGCGTGCACGGACGACGCCTTCGGGAGGCTTCGCCTCTTTCTTCAAAAGAATAATCTTGATAAAAACACGATTATCGTTGTCCTCGCGGACCACGGGGAACAGCTCTACGAAAACGGATACGGCCAGGGTCACGGCGAACACTTGCGGGGCAGAGAGGTTTTAAACGTGCCTTTCATAATTTATGACCCGCGGGAAAAATTCAAGGCGCAAACCGTTGATGAAATTGTCCGCGATATCGACCTTTCGCCGACTCTGTTATCGATGCTCTCTTTACCCTGGACTGAAACAATGGAAGGAACTTCGCTTTTGCCTTTGATGCGCGGTGAAAAGACGGGGCCGCGCGACACCTTCGCCGAAACAGGCTTGTGGTTCACGGACAAGGGGGATAAGAAACAGCGTATCATGTATCCCGACATCGTGAGCCTCGGTTCGATCGACACGGAATATAACAATGAAGTCGTAATACGGCCGGAGTACCGGGACCTCACAAACATCGCCAAGCACAGAATGGTGCTCGACGGCCGGTATAAGCTTATTTATATTCCAACGAGAGACGGCGTTTTTTTCGAACTTTATGATACTGAAAAAGACCCGGATGAACTTAATAACCTGGCTGATCTCGAACCGGGCAAGCTGGCTGAATTGAAAACCAGGCTTTTCGCGTGGATGGAAAAAGATAAAAACGGATTATGGAAAAACGGTTACTATATACACTACCCATAA
- a CDS encoding IPT/TIG domain-containing protein, translated as MKKVFVLSLIFLIYACNTGAYANDVAAKAQIAVVQEKIPVINSISPSSGSSDTTVSVTITGKNFDSTCKVYIGAGGPYIVSNIRTHDDAQGVYVINNYAYIANDDSGLQIIDIKDINKPNIIGEIKTLGNARGVFVLGNYAYVASYGSGLQIVDISNPTKPVVVGGIDTPGYAYEVRVVGNYAFVADYQEGLQIIDISNLSKPAIISNVKTSHWVNSVYISGSYAYITEDSAALGSAKLIIVDISDLHNPKIISSLKGSSGDIFIDGKYAYIGGRGGLFVADISNPTKPIKISDINVPGDVWGSYLSGKYFYLVTERAGLQIVDLSDPTKPILTCSIGLPTWALGVYVVDNYAYIANWTEGLQVVDLRAIQNPTIVASLNPYPDIFNGGMARSVFISGNYAYVAFQGKGLGVIKVEDSRHPFIAGNVATQGGAIEVFVNGNYAYLADWTAGLRIIDINDPMKPNIVSSIETLDWAKNAVVSGNYVYVIYAANKYQGLQIIGISNPAKPVKMGDIKTKGSPSDIYITGNYAYISIEWPSSGLEIIDISDPIAPKSIGSISTGNEAEGIFISGNYAYLSTKSGLQVIDVSNPSVPQKIGSINTNSGLGKIFKSENYIYASDGGLVAIDVTDPFKPRIAGSIDTPGRVASLYVSGDYVYITDWEAGLQIIHKKSLGIICDQVKLDGVDKLTVEVPKSMMPGKYNLRVVNSTGKEAVVHNGFTINESK; from the coding sequence TTGAAAAAGGTTTTTGTTTTATCCCTGATATTTTTAATTTATGCTTGTAACACAGGAGCCTATGCTAATGATGTTGCAGCAAAAGCACAAATAGCGGTTGTTCAAGAAAAAATACCCGTGATTAATTCAATTTCACCCTCTTCAGGCTCCAGTGATACAACTGTTTCCGTAACAATCACAGGAAAAAATTTTGATAGTACATGTAAGGTTTATATTGGAGCTGGTGGTCCATATATAGTAAGTAATATAAGAACTCACGATGATGCTCAAGGGGTTTATGTAATAAATAATTATGCTTATATAGCAAATGATGATTCGGGATTACAAATAATTGACATAAAAGACATTAATAAACCTAATATAATTGGAGAAATAAAAACTTTAGGTAACGCACGCGGAGTTTTTGTATTGGGAAATTATGCTTATGTTGCAAGTTATGGTTCAGGTTTACAAATAGTTGATATAAGTAATCCAACTAAGCCAGTTGTCGTAGGAGGAATAGATACTCCAGGGTATGCATATGAGGTGCGAGTTGTTGGAAATTATGCTTTTGTTGCAGATTACCAAGAAGGATTGCAGATTATAGATATTAGCAATTTAAGCAAACCTGCTATTATTAGTAATGTAAAAACATCTCATTGGGTAAACAGTGTATATATATCAGGTAGTTATGCATATATAACTGAAGATAGCGCTGCATTAGGTAGTGCTAAATTGATTATAGTAGATATAAGTGATTTACATAATCCTAAAATAATAAGTTCGCTAAAAGGTAGCAGTGGTGATATCTTTATAGATGGAAAGTATGCTTATATTGGAGGAAGAGGTGGATTATTCGTAGCAGATATAAGTAACCCAACTAAGCCAATTAAAATAAGCGATATAAATGTCCCTGGAGATGTTTGGGGATCATATCTATCTGGAAAATATTTCTATCTTGTCACTGAGCGAGCGGGATTACAAATAGTAGATTTAAGTGATCCTACAAAGCCTATATTGACTTGCAGCATTGGCCTACCTACTTGGGCACTCGGTGTTTATGTAGTGGATAACTATGCATATATTGCAAATTGGACAGAAGGATTACAAGTAGTAGATTTGCGTGCCATTCAAAACCCAACAATTGTCGCAAGTTTAAATCCCTACCCAGATATTTTTAACGGGGGAATGGCACGTAGCGTTTTTATTTCAGGAAATTATGCCTATGTTGCATTTCAAGGTAAAGGGTTGGGAGTAATAAAGGTAGAAGATAGTCGGCATCCCTTTATTGCAGGTAACGTAGCTACACAAGGTGGTGCTATTGAAGTATTTGTGAACGGCAATTATGCCTATCTTGCAGACTGGACAGCAGGACTACGAATTATTGATATAAACGATCCAATGAAACCAAATATAGTAAGTAGCATAGAAACTCTTGACTGGGCCAAAAATGCAGTTGTGTCTGGAAATTATGTATATGTTATTTACGCCGCAAATAAATACCAAGGGTTACAGATAATTGGTATAAGCAATCCAGCTAAACCTGTCAAAATGGGTGATATTAAAACTAAGGGTAGCCCAAGCGATATTTATATAACAGGGAATTATGCCTATATTTCGATTGAATGGCCGAGTTCTGGATTGGAAATAATTGATATTAGTGATCCAATAGCACCTAAAAGTATTGGTAGTATTTCAACAGGTAATGAGGCTGAAGGCATATTTATTTCTGGTAATTACGCATATCTTTCTACAAAGTCTGGTTTGCAAGTAATAGATGTAAGTAATCCCTCCGTTCCTCAAAAAATAGGAAGCATAAATACAAATAGCGGTCTAGGGAAAATTTTTAAATCAGAAAACTATATCTATGCTTCAGACGGAGGATTAGTAGCAATTGATGTAACTGATCCTTTTAAGCCAAGAATAGCTGGAAGTATAGATACTCCCGGCAGGGTAGCAAGTCTATATGTTTCTGGAGACTATGTATATATAACTGATTGGGAGGCTGGATTGCAGATAATTCATAAAAAAAGCTTAGGAATTATTTGTGATCAGGTAAAATTAGATGGAGTCGATAAATTAACGGTTGAAGTGCCAAAAAGTATGATGCCGGGGAAGTACAATCTTAGAGTTGTTAATTCCACAGGTAAAGAAGCTGTTGTTCATAATGGATTTACCATTAATGAATCAAAATAG
- a CDS encoding type II toxin-antitoxin system HicB family antitoxin codes for MKQKLTAIIEREGNMYVALCPELDIASQGDNIEVARHNLQEAIELFFETASPKEIKKRLHEEIYITQVEVAVA; via the coding sequence ATGAAACAAAAACTTACAGCTATTATAGAACGTGAAGGCAATATGTATGTTGCTCTATGCCCGGAATTAGATATTGCCAGCCAAGGTGATAATATTGAGGTTGCGCGCCATAATCTTCAAGAGGCCATAGAATTATTTTTTGAAACAGCGTCTCCTAAAGAAATAAAAAAACGGCTTCATGAAGAAATTTATATAACGCAAGTTGAGGTGGCAGTTGCCTAA